A DNA window from Paenibacillus andongensis contains the following coding sequences:
- a CDS encoding spore germination protein, translating into MELRQEPISTSVSRNVEKISQYFNQNDYLVVRNFTKNDGQLLASIIYLNILVDETMLNQQIIRKMSEDLLYWKGQVDEAITGSLYSLGAVRLLPHLDAVVSMITDAGFVIFVEGRSESYGMILPGYETRSIEEPKLEPNVRGPREGFTEDLQINLGMIYRRLKTSDLKSKSYIIGHRSQTKVSVLYLDTQVDHAVLEKLMSKLDAIDLNVLGESAQIEEWIQDNTFSPFPQILNTERPDRIVTALNRGKIAIITDGTPIALIAPSSFFEMMHPSEDLYERFYFANFLRLIRLITLFTSLLGPSLYIALTTFHLEMIPTPLMMAFLSAKAGIPFPSFIEAFIMEVAFEVLREASLRLPRAIGQSVSIVGALIIGEAAVQSGIVSRPVVIVVAMTGIASFTIPSFSTAIALRMLRFPLMLLAASTGVFGLSLGLFAILLHLCSLRFCGVPFLEPVDSESLKNTFKKFILLPARYRSSSSYKRK; encoded by the coding sequence AAATGACTATCTAGTTGTCAGGAACTTCACCAAAAATGACGGTCAATTATTAGCGTCTATTATTTACTTGAATATCCTTGTTGATGAAACAATGTTAAATCAACAAATCATCCGTAAAATGTCAGAAGATCTTCTATACTGGAAGGGACAAGTTGATGAGGCGATTACCGGATCGTTATACTCTCTAGGCGCAGTTAGACTTTTGCCGCATCTAGATGCGGTCGTGAGCATGATCACGGATGCAGGCTTCGTTATTTTTGTTGAAGGTCGCTCCGAGTCATATGGAATGATCTTACCCGGTTATGAGACACGCTCGATCGAAGAGCCAAAGCTAGAACCTAACGTACGTGGTCCGCGCGAGGGGTTCACCGAAGATTTGCAAATAAATTTGGGTATGATTTATCGAAGATTGAAGACATCGGATTTGAAATCCAAATCCTACATTATTGGACATCGGAGTCAAACAAAAGTGTCCGTCTTGTATCTGGATACTCAGGTTGATCATGCCGTTCTAGAAAAATTGATGAGCAAACTCGACGCTATTGACTTGAATGTTCTGGGAGAAAGCGCCCAAATCGAGGAATGGATTCAGGACAATACGTTTTCGCCATTCCCTCAGATTCTAAATACGGAACGCCCTGATCGGATTGTTACCGCCCTGAACAGAGGGAAAATCGCGATCATAACGGACGGAACTCCGATAGCTTTAATTGCCCCCAGCTCATTTTTCGAGATGATGCATCCCAGCGAGGATCTGTACGAAAGGTTTTATTTTGCCAACTTTTTGCGTTTAATACGGTTAATCACGCTGTTCACTTCCCTTTTGGGGCCTTCTTTATACATCGCGCTGACTACATTCCATCTGGAAATGATCCCTACACCGCTAATGATGGCCTTCCTTTCTGCTAAAGCGGGGATCCCCTTTCCGAGTTTTATTGAAGCTTTCATCATGGAGGTGGCTTTCGAAGTGCTGCGTGAAGCCAGCTTGCGGCTGCCTCGCGCTATCGGCCAATCTGTCAGCATCGTAGGTGCTCTCATCATCGGAGAAGCAGCGGTACAGTCGGGAATCGTTTCCCGTCCGGTTGTGATTGTAGTTGCCATGACAGGAATTGCTTCCTTTACAATTCCGTCTTTTAGTACAGCCATTGCTTTGCGAATGTTACGGTTTCCTCTCATGCTTCTTGCAGCTTCTACAGGTGTCTTTGGGCTCTCTCTGGGATTGTTCGCAATCCTTTTACATCTATGTTCCTTACGGTTCTGTGGAGTACCCTTCTTAGAACCGGTCGATTCTGAAAGCTTAAAAAATACATTTAAGAAATTCATCCTC